One genomic region from Siniperca chuatsi isolate FFG_IHB_CAS linkage group LG18, ASM2008510v1, whole genome shotgun sequence encodes:
- the pomk gene encoding protein O-mannose kinase isoform X2 — MQSTMGRNSSRTISHSVPVVVVCLAALLLSNALIYLYLDSVYQTDEQLVSSRVSCVPRHFKMATMKNCTPWLQCSQINAEVRKLKLIGQGAVKKVYLAEWRGQKVALSKLSSLDYLEDFLHGLSMLQALQGPQVVQLVGFCLEDHTLVTEHLPLGSLLNLDGVFAQEPHQQHNTWQIRLRLATDYVSILHYLHNSPAGRRVMCDSNSLEKTLSQFLLTSDFHLVVNDLDALPEVDLSRGILVKCGHRELTGDFVAPEQLWPFRNKGKPFSDDLMPEYDERTDIWKIPDVTWFLMGRVPGGDLVHFHLFQIHEECKKEDPKLRPSALDVLKVYKSVYSSMVRDNADLRDML, encoded by the exons ATGCAGAGCACCATGGGTCGGAACAGTAGCAGAACTATCTCCCACAGTGTtccagtggtggtggtgtgccTTGCTGCTTTGCTCCTTAGCAATGCCTTGATCTACCTGTACCTGGACTCTGTGTATCAGACTGATGAACAGCTGGTGTCCTCCCGTGTAAGCTGTGTGCCTCGACATTTTAAAATGGCGACCATGAAAAACTGCACCCCCTGGCTCCAGTGTTCACAGATAAATGCTGAAGTGCGCAAGCTGAAGCTGATCGGCCAGGGAGCCGTTAAGAAG GTCTATCTGGCAGAGTGGAGGGGTCAGAAAGTGGCTCTGTCGAAACTGTCCTCTCTGGATTACCTGGAGGATTTTCTCCATGGATTGTCCATGTTACAGGCCCTGCAGGGCCCCCAGGTGGTGCAGTTGGTTGGGTTTTGCCTTGAAGACCACACCCTGGTCACGGAGCATCTCCCACTTGGCTCACTACTTAACTTGGATGGTGTTTTTGCACAAGAGCCGCACCAGCAGCACAACACGTGGCAGATCCGTCTGAGGCTGGCTACGGATTATGTCTCCATCCTCCATTACCTCCATAACAGCCCAGCTGGGCGGCGGGTTATGTGTGATTCCAACAGCTTGGAGAAAACACTCTCCCAGTTTCTGCTGACAAGTGACTTTCACCTGGTAGTGAACGATCTGGATGCGCTGCCTGAGGTGGACCTATCCCGAGGCATCTTGGTGAAATGTGGCCACCGGGAGCTCACTGGAGACTTTGTAGCCCCAGAGCAGCTGTGGCCATTCAGAAACAAAGGGAAGCCATTTTCAGATGATCTCATGCCTGAGTATGATGAGAGGACAGACATCTGGAAGATCCCAGATGTGACATGGTTCCTGATGGGAAGGGTGCCTGGAGGGGATTTAGTCCACTTCCATCTTTTTCAGATCCATGAGGAGTGTAAGAAGGAAGACCCCAAGCTCCGCCCTTCAGCTCTGGATGTTTTGAAGGTGTACAAATCAGTCTACAGCAGCATGGTGCGAGATAATGCTGACCTTAGAGACATGCTGTAG
- the pomk gene encoding protein O-mannose kinase isoform X1 codes for MLVVSSTVTAHVLNGAGSMQSTMGRNSSRTISHSVPVVVVCLAALLLSNALIYLYLDSVYQTDEQLVSSRVSCVPRHFKMATMKNCTPWLQCSQINAEVRKLKLIGQGAVKKVYLAEWRGQKVALSKLSSLDYLEDFLHGLSMLQALQGPQVVQLVGFCLEDHTLVTEHLPLGSLLNLDGVFAQEPHQQHNTWQIRLRLATDYVSILHYLHNSPAGRRVMCDSNSLEKTLSQFLLTSDFHLVVNDLDALPEVDLSRGILVKCGHRELTGDFVAPEQLWPFRNKGKPFSDDLMPEYDERTDIWKIPDVTWFLMGRVPGGDLVHFHLFQIHEECKKEDPKLRPSALDVLKVYKSVYSSMVRDNADLRDML; via the exons ATGCAGAGCACCATGGGTCGGAACAGTAGCAGAACTATCTCCCACAGTGTtccagtggtggtggtgtgccTTGCTGCTTTGCTCCTTAGCAATGCCTTGATCTACCTGTACCTGGACTCTGTGTATCAGACTGATGAACAGCTGGTGTCCTCCCGTGTAAGCTGTGTGCCTCGACATTTTAAAATGGCGACCATGAAAAACTGCACCCCCTGGCTCCAGTGTTCACAGATAAATGCTGAAGTGCGCAAGCTGAAGCTGATCGGCCAGGGAGCCGTTAAGAAG GTCTATCTGGCAGAGTGGAGGGGTCAGAAAGTGGCTCTGTCGAAACTGTCCTCTCTGGATTACCTGGAGGATTTTCTCCATGGATTGTCCATGTTACAGGCCCTGCAGGGCCCCCAGGTGGTGCAGTTGGTTGGGTTTTGCCTTGAAGACCACACCCTGGTCACGGAGCATCTCCCACTTGGCTCACTACTTAACTTGGATGGTGTTTTTGCACAAGAGCCGCACCAGCAGCACAACACGTGGCAGATCCGTCTGAGGCTGGCTACGGATTATGTCTCCATCCTCCATTACCTCCATAACAGCCCAGCTGGGCGGCGGGTTATGTGTGATTCCAACAGCTTGGAGAAAACACTCTCCCAGTTTCTGCTGACAAGTGACTTTCACCTGGTAGTGAACGATCTGGATGCGCTGCCTGAGGTGGACCTATCCCGAGGCATCTTGGTGAAATGTGGCCACCGGGAGCTCACTGGAGACTTTGTAGCCCCAGAGCAGCTGTGGCCATTCAGAAACAAAGGGAAGCCATTTTCAGATGATCTCATGCCTGAGTATGATGAGAGGACAGACATCTGGAAGATCCCAGATGTGACATGGTTCCTGATGGGAAGGGTGCCTGGAGGGGATTTAGTCCACTTCCATCTTTTTCAGATCCATGAGGAGTGTAAGAAGGAAGACCCCAAGCTCCGCCCTTCAGCTCTGGATGTTTTGAAGGTGTACAAATCAGTCTACAGCAGCATGGTGCGAGATAATGCTGACCTTAGAGACATGCTGTAG